A portion of the Oxynema aestuarii AP17 genome contains these proteins:
- a CDS encoding NAD(P)/FAD-dependent oxidoreductase, which translates to MQSFDIVVVGAGPAGGHCARTLAKNGYRVLLAEQHSSFEINNFSSAATPLKTLELFNLPEQTIGNVWDKLTIVSSNARKTWTSPEPLGVVFDFAKLRQFLADEVTEAGSEVWMGYRYFKHYRENGETIAEFKRKGTTEPTRVKTKVLVDATGSARAVMYPQKRNRPSFSKATGIEYLIEVEPYCYRKLEQELVFFLGSKWMPQGYSWVFPMEGNRLKIGVARYYGKHAIAPVEDRFKNRINLITKNYLNLEDNYQLIDVHGSTLCYSMGLKDVYYRDNTIAIGDSVSTFNFLGGEGIRYAMLAGEVAARYIGQYVKGEIGEFDPYRKELRNYFLRRWQISERIAKKVYFEYDDRAIDRGVSYIGSMNLKDAFDILFEYKFEKATQGILPLLKRQWIAFLQSIRERFDLNQSKI; encoded by the coding sequence ATGCAAAGCTTTGATATCGTCGTTGTCGGCGCCGGACCAGCCGGGGGTCACTGCGCCCGCACGTTAGCAAAAAATGGTTACCGGGTGTTACTCGCCGAACAACATTCTAGTTTTGAAATTAATAACTTTTCGAGTGCGGCAACCCCTTTAAAAACTTTAGAATTATTCAACTTACCCGAACAAACGATCGGCAATGTTTGGGATAAATTAACGATTGTCAGTTCCAATGCGCGTAAAACGTGGACTTCGCCCGAACCGTTAGGCGTCGTCTTTGATTTTGCCAAACTGCGCCAATTTCTCGCCGACGAAGTGACCGAAGCGGGTAGCGAAGTCTGGATGGGTTATCGCTATTTTAAACATTATCGAGAGAACGGAGAAACGATCGCCGAGTTTAAGCGCAAAGGAACCACAGAACCGACCCGGGTTAAAACGAAGGTGCTCGTCGATGCGACGGGTTCGGCGAGGGCCGTAATGTATCCCCAAAAGAGAAATCGCCCCTCTTTTTCAAAAGCGACTGGGATCGAATATTTAATTGAAGTCGAACCGTACTGTTATCGAAAACTAGAGCAAGAATTAGTGTTTTTTTTGGGATCTAAGTGGATGCCTCAGGGCTATTCTTGGGTGTTTCCAATGGAGGGAAATCGGTTAAAAATTGGGGTAGCTCGGTATTATGGCAAGCACGCGATCGCCCCAGTTGAAGATCGATTTAAAAATCGAATCAATTTGATTACTAAAAACTACTTAAATTTAGAAGATAACTATCAATTAATTGACGTTCACGGCTCGACATTATGTTATAGCATGGGTTTGAAAGATGTTTATTATCGAGACAATACGATCGCCATTGGCGATTCGGTATCGACCTTTAACTTTTTGGGGGGCGAAGGAATTCGCTACGCGATGCTCGCTGGAGAAGTAGCGGCTCGCTATATCGGTCAATATGTAAAAGGGGAGATCGGGGAATTTGACCCTTATAGAAAAGAATTGAGGAATTATTTTTTAAGGCGTTGGCAAATTTCCGAGAGAATTGCTAAAAAAGTTTATTTCGAGTACGACGATCGCGCGATCGATCGCGGAGTTAGTTATATCGGATCGATGAATTTAAAAGATGCTTTCGATATTTTATTTGAATATAAGTTTGAGAAGGCCACTCAAGGAATTTTACCCTTATTAAAACGTCAATGGATCGCCTTCTTGCAATCGATTAGAGAAAGGTTCGATTTAAACCAATCTAAAATCTAA
- a CDS encoding sensor histidine kinase — MSRLNIPRSIRHELGDRLFWDTPVGIVCETADGGILMANPAFCRMTGYSDKQLRHLDRKAIAHPEDFEIELDTIAHMVREGVKSQTLRKRYLHHNGGIVSCDIEVHLVGEPLEESYLLSFVRDRGERAIVERELQQHREREILLDELSATIRATFDLPTILDLGVNRLREALGGHRVLAYQFSADGRAVCRAENVDPAYASVREQVLTLPRIDPSEFKDYRSGRVWSIDDLDYANLPAIYLDRLKPFQVRSIMAVGIPHSEKPVLSGLDGDRLPLAGDRPSFPLWGLLVVHHCHAPRRWLDEERQLLETVSDRLAIAIQQAELVEGLQNYACQLERRVNDRTKSLARSLQFEQLIRHLTESLHRARDEDSVLDTAVEGLVDTLGARCCFACLFDPQAEIFEIRSLHGRDLQERDPQLGQRFPLNHWPASCREHLLNGEICFHDLFSPVATRQPVTESELDTGLLQTICPILSNGDTIGILGLSYDEAIAWSAPELQLLEQVAVQCAIAIRQARLLREEQSLRLSAQYFRSFIEQSKEIFAEYDDRGRYLSINPAGSVLFGFPLDRIVGHTNRELLGETGEIFDRAIAQVLTTGEPLVTTLELDLASETKTFETVCSPISEPDGYIHRAIVIAQDISDIRQQWRLLQQQNQELAAINRLKEEFIATTSHELRTPLTAILGFSSVLLEESFGSLNDKQKIYVERMHASGQHLLELINDILDLSRIEADRLELEPQLVFIHDICEGVISLVQERITNHGLQLEVEVTPEIESVVVDPRRLKQMLLNLLSNAIKFTPEGSVGLKIDRVWRDRYSSSDGRSRELHKQERIEFTVWDTGIGIDERDRPRLFSPFSQIDSSLARQYQGTGLGLAITRKLAELHGGEIFVETQPDRGSSFTISLPLEMFPPVSMAAESSS; from the coding sequence ATGTCTCGTCTCAACATTCCCCGTTCCATCCGCCACGAATTGGGCGATCGCCTCTTTTGGGATACTCCCGTCGGCATTGTTTGCGAAACCGCAGACGGAGGCATTTTGATGGCCAATCCGGCATTTTGTCGGATGACCGGGTACAGCGACAAGCAATTGCGTCATTTAGATCGAAAGGCGATCGCCCACCCGGAAGACTTCGAGATCGAACTCGACACGATCGCCCACATGGTTCGAGAAGGGGTCAAAAGTCAAACCCTACGCAAACGCTACCTCCACCACAACGGGGGCATCGTCAGTTGCGATATCGAGGTGCACCTCGTCGGGGAACCCCTCGAAGAAAGCTATTTATTAAGTTTTGTACGCGATCGCGGCGAACGGGCGATCGTCGAGCGCGAACTGCAACAACACCGAGAACGGGAAATCCTCCTCGACGAACTCTCCGCCACGATCCGGGCGACCTTCGACCTGCCGACGATCCTCGATCTCGGCGTCAATCGCTTGCGAGAAGCATTAGGCGGCCATCGCGTATTAGCGTATCAATTTAGCGCCGACGGACGGGCCGTTTGCAGGGCGGAAAATGTCGATCCGGCTTATGCCTCGGTTCGAGAACAAGTCCTCACCTTACCGAGGATCGACCCTTCCGAGTTTAAAGACTACCGGAGCGGACGGGTATGGTCGATCGACGATCTCGACTATGCCAACTTGCCCGCCATCTATTTAGATCGGCTCAAACCCTTTCAAGTGCGTAGCATCATGGCAGTGGGCATTCCCCACAGCGAGAAACCGGTCCTTTCGGGACTCGACGGCGATCGATTGCCCTTAGCGGGCGATCGCCCCTCCTTCCCCTTATGGGGTTTGTTAGTCGTTCACCACTGCCACGCGCCCCGTCGTTGGCTCGACGAAGAACGCCAGTTGCTCGAAACCGTCTCGGACCGCCTCGCGATCGCCATCCAACAAGCCGAACTGGTCGAAGGGCTGCAAAATTACGCCTGTCAACTGGAACGACGAGTCAACGACCGAACCAAATCCCTAGCGCGATCGCTCCAATTCGAGCAACTGATCCGCCATCTGACCGAATCCTTACATCGCGCTCGCGACGAAGACAGCGTACTCGATACCGCCGTCGAAGGCTTGGTCGATACCTTGGGGGCGCGTTGTTGCTTCGCCTGTTTATTCGACCCCCAAGCAGAGATCTTCGAGATCCGTTCCCTGCACGGACGCGACCTGCAAGAGCGAGACCCGCAACTCGGCCAACGCTTCCCCCTCAACCACTGGCCCGCTTCCTGTCGCGAGCATTTGTTGAACGGCGAAATTTGTTTTCACGACCTGTTTTCCCCTGTCGCTACGCGACAACCCGTCACCGAAAGCGAATTAGATACTGGGTTGTTGCAAACCATTTGTCCGATTCTCAGCAACGGTGACACGATCGGCATTTTAGGGTTGTCTTACGACGAAGCGATCGCCTGGTCGGCGCCGGAATTGCAATTGCTCGAACAAGTCGCCGTGCAGTGCGCGATCGCCATCCGTCAGGCGCGCCTGTTGCGCGAAGAGCAATCCCTGCGCTTGAGCGCCCAATATTTTCGTTCGTTTATCGAACAATCGAAGGAAATTTTCGCCGAATACGACGATCGCGGGCGTTACTTGTCGATCAACCCTGCCGGATCGGTCCTGTTCGGCTTTCCTCTCGATCGCATTGTCGGTCATACCAATCGGGAACTCCTCGGCGAAACCGGGGAGATCTTCGATCGCGCGATCGCCCAAGTCCTAACCACCGGGGAACCGTTAGTCACCACCCTCGAACTGGATTTGGCATCGGAAACGAAAACCTTCGAGACGGTCTGTTCGCCGATCTCCGAACCAGATGGCTACATCCATCGGGCGATCGTTATCGCCCAAGATATCAGCGACATTCGCCAGCAGTGGCGGCTTTTGCAACAGCAAAATCAAGAACTCGCCGCCATCAACCGTCTCAAAGAAGAATTCATCGCCACCACCTCCCACGAACTGCGAACCCCCCTGACCGCGATTCTCGGCTTTTCCAGCGTCCTGCTCGAAGAATCCTTCGGTTCGCTCAACGACAAGCAAAAAATTTATGTCGAACGGATGCACGCGAGCGGCCAGCATTTGTTAGAACTCATTAATGATATTCTCGACCTGTCGCGCATCGAAGCCGATCGCCTCGAACTCGAACCGCAATTAGTGTTTATTCACGATATTTGCGAAGGGGTCATCAGTTTGGTGCAAGAGCGCATCACCAATCACGGCTTGCAACTCGAAGTTGAGGTCACCCCGGAGATCGAATCGGTGGTGGTGGATCCCCGGCGTTTGAAACAGATGTTGCTCAATTTGCTCAGTAATGCGATTAAGTTCACCCCGGAAGGATCGGTCGGTTTGAAGATCGATCGGGTCTGGCGCGATCGCTACAGCTCTTCGGACGGCAGAAGTCGGGAATTACATAAGCAAGAGCGCATCGAGTTCACGGTCTGGGATACGGGAATCGGCATCGACGAGCGCGATCGCCCCCGCTTGTTTTCGCCATTTTCGCAAATTGACTCGTCCTTAGCCCGCCAATATCAAGGAACCGGGTTGGGACTGGCGATTACGCGCAAGTTGGCGGAACTGCACGGCGGCGAGATTTTTGTGGAGACCCAACCCGATCGCGGCTCTTCGTTTACGATTTCTCTACCGTTGGAAATGTTTCCCCCGGTGTCGATGGCGGCTGAGTCGTCCTCGTGA
- a CDS encoding serine/threonine-protein kinase, with translation MEIYCTRPGCPRPLNQFADLDDRTTLKTVQQKYCTACGMPLILDGRYLTERLLGQGGFGTAFLARDRRTPAMRLCAVKQFQPSGDLSPEQLAIAHTLFEREAIVLEQLGNQHPQIPDLFAFFPLEIPGKTAGTSEQFFYLVQEYIDGSTLEGELETKGPFSLADTIAVFEEILSILDFIHTRHVIHRDIKPSNIIRSNAGPLYLLDFGAVKQVAQTATLSAGGQSTGIYSMGFAPPEQMAGRTVFPATDLYALAVTCIVLLTGKDPQELFDAYSNQWNWRSHVPLPQSGSDAKEARFADLLDRLLLATPSERYQSVREVCEALNPPGSPVSAPPTPAPTPMGGASGSPVSRRRFSDREIQIAALFTGYEAGLGWIVLASLDLPPSVKTIAWLLFLSALYFAQATRAIQKYDLAILAGVSLAIVLIVEPLRIAFSWIAAIGLPISIALLAFVLTWVWLWLYRRFF, from the coding sequence ATGGAAATTTACTGTACTCGTCCGGGATGTCCCCGTCCCCTCAATCAGTTTGCAGATCTCGACGATCGCACGACGTTGAAAACCGTACAGCAAAAATACTGCACTGCTTGCGGGATGCCTTTAATTCTCGACGGACGTTATTTAACTGAGCGGTTGCTCGGACAGGGGGGGTTCGGGACGGCTTTTTTAGCGCGCGATCGCCGTACCCCTGCAATGCGCCTCTGTGCGGTCAAGCAGTTTCAGCCCTCCGGGGATCTGAGCCCCGAACAGTTGGCGATCGCCCATACCCTATTCGAGCGCGAGGCGATCGTCCTGGAACAACTCGGCAACCAACATCCTCAAATTCCCGATTTATTCGCCTTTTTTCCGTTAGAAATCCCCGGAAAAACGGCGGGAACGTCGGAGCAGTTTTTTTATCTGGTTCAAGAATATATCGACGGCTCCACCCTCGAAGGAGAACTCGAAACCAAAGGGCCGTTTTCCCTCGCGGACACGATCGCCGTTTTTGAGGAAATTCTCTCCATTCTCGACTTCATCCACACCCGTCACGTCATCCACCGGGATATTAAACCGTCCAATATCATTCGCTCCAACGCCGGACCGCTTTACCTGCTCGATTTTGGCGCCGTCAAGCAAGTGGCGCAAACCGCAACCCTTTCCGCAGGGGGCCAGTCTACGGGGATTTATTCGATGGGATTTGCTCCGCCAGAACAAATGGCGGGACGCACGGTGTTTCCCGCGACCGATCTCTACGCTTTGGCGGTCACCTGCATCGTTTTACTGACGGGAAAAGACCCTCAAGAATTGTTTGACGCTTACAGCAATCAGTGGAACTGGCGATCGCACGTTCCCCTTCCCCAGTCCGGTTCGGACGCCAAAGAAGCTCGATTTGCCGATCTGCTCGATCGCCTCCTGCTCGCCACTCCCAGCGAACGCTACCAGTCGGTCCGGGAGGTCTGTGAGGCCCTCAATCCGCCGGGTTCGCCCGTTTCTGCGCCGCCAACCCCCGCCCCGACGCCGATGGGCGGCGCTTCCGGGTCGCCCGTTTCCCGTCGCCGTTTTTCCGATCGCGAAATCCAGATCGCCGCCCTGTTTACCGGGTATGAAGCGGGTTTGGGCTGGATCGTCCTGGCGAGTCTCGATCTACCGCCGTCGGTGAAAACGATCGCCTGGTTGCTGTTTTTATCGGCCCTATATTTTGCCCAGGCGACCCGAGCGATCCAAAAATACGACCTGGCGATCTTGGCGGGGGTATCTCTGGCGATCGTGCTGATTGTCGAACCGTTGCGGATCGCCTTTTCCTGGATCGCCGCGATCGGTTTACCTATCTCGATCGCCCTGTTGGCGTTCGTCCTCACCTGGGTATGGTTGTGGCTTTACCGACGCTTTTTTTAA
- a CDS encoding ABC transporter ATP-binding protein: MAIVRLEEITRQFDRVPAIENISFEVPDGQFWVLVGPSGCGKSTILRTIAGLESATSGRIYIDNCLVNDIPARDRDVAMVFQNYALYPHMSVADNLAFGLKMRGADRQTQQRQVQAVARSLSLELLLDRKPKQLSGGQQQRVALGRAIAREPKVFLLDEPLSNLDAQLRDDTRAELKQLHQRLGITTIYVTHDQIEAMTLADRIVILDGGRIQQIGDPQTVYTQPANRMVATFIGNPPMNIFSATYHEGHFAIAGQTMPCPGVLRRAIAPSPGQTFDLGLRPEAIAIGSPQSSPPGDLATLTAIVELVEPLGRETLMRLTLPGSPTSFAAIAPGRVQSHPGDRLTVSFDGDRLFVFDRATGSTLYPA, translated from the coding sequence ATGGCTATCGTTCGCTTAGAAGAAATTACCCGTCAATTCGATCGCGTCCCAGCCATTGAAAATATTAGTTTTGAGGTTCCCGACGGTCAATTCTGGGTCTTGGTCGGGCCGTCCGGTTGCGGTAAATCTACGATTTTACGGACGATCGCCGGGTTGGAATCGGCGACAAGTGGGCGGATTTATATCGATAATTGTCTCGTCAACGACATCCCGGCGCGCGATCGCGACGTGGCGATGGTTTTTCAAAATTACGCCCTCTACCCTCACATGAGTGTGGCGGATAACCTCGCTTTCGGGCTGAAAATGCGCGGGGCCGATCGCCAAACCCAACAACGACAAGTGCAAGCGGTGGCGCGATCGCTCTCCCTGGAACTCCTGCTCGATCGCAAACCCAAACAACTCTCCGGCGGACAACAGCAACGGGTGGCCCTCGGTCGGGCGATCGCCCGCGAACCGAAGGTGTTCTTACTCGACGAACCCCTCTCCAATCTCGACGCCCAACTGCGCGACGATACCCGCGCCGAACTCAAGCAACTGCACCAACGCCTGGGAATTACGACGATTTACGTCACCCACGACCAAATCGAAGCGATGACTCTCGCCGATCGCATCGTGATTCTCGATGGCGGTCGCATTCAGCAAATCGGCGACCCGCAAACGGTCTACACTCAACCCGCGAATCGCATGGTGGCAACGTTTATCGGCAATCCGCCGATGAATATTTTCAGTGCGACTTACCATGAGGGACACTTTGCGATCGCCGGACAGACGATGCCTTGTCCGGGTGTCCTTCGCCGCGCGATCGCCCCGTCTCCCGGTCAGACGTTCGATCTGGGCCTGCGTCCGGAGGCGATCGCGATCGGTTCTCCCCAGTCTTCTCCCCCAGGCGATCTCGCCACGTTGACGGCGATCGTCGAGTTGGTCGAACCCCTCGGACGGGAAACCTTAATGCGTCTGACGCTCCCCGGAAGTCCCACCTCCTTTGCGGCGATCGCCCCCGGACGGGTGCAATCCCACCCGGGAGATCGTCTCACGGTCAGCTTCGACGGCGATCGGTTGTTCGTCTTCGACCGTGCTACCGGAAGCACGCTCTATCCCGCTTGA
- the mtnA gene encoding S-methyl-5-thioribose-1-phosphate isomerase has protein sequence MSNSNPVYPVIWHDDRVLLIDQTRLPQEYTVVEIRHYEDMAAAIKTMIVRGAPAIGVAAAYGMYLGARAIAATDRQQFLSELETVAETLRQTRPTAVNLFWAIARMLKTARGTLGSVDHLKAVLLETAQTIQAEDLQTCRAIGEHGLNALPKTPEKLRLLTHCNAGALATAGYGTALGVVRSAWIAGRLERLYADETRPRLQGAKLTAWECVQEGIPVTVIAEGMAAHCMNRGMVDAVVVGADRIAANGDTANKIGTYQVAIAARAHGIPFFVAAPFSTVDFELASGREIPIEERDPVELYQIGTTRLTPERGVDYYNPAFDVTPASLIAAIVTERGAIAPGELAQWRGVQAG, from the coding sequence ATGTCGAATTCCAACCCAGTTTATCCCGTCATTTGGCACGACGATCGCGTATTACTCATCGATCAAACCCGCTTACCTCAAGAATATACCGTCGTCGAAATTCGCCATTACGAAGATATGGCGGCAGCGATTAAAACGATGATCGTGCGCGGCGCCCCGGCGATCGGGGTAGCGGCGGCTTACGGGATGTATTTGGGCGCCCGGGCGATCGCCGCGACCGACCGCCAGCAGTTTCTAAGCGAACTCGAAACCGTCGCCGAAACCTTGCGTCAAACGCGACCGACGGCGGTGAATCTATTTTGGGCGATCGCGCGGATGCTCAAAACGGCCCGAGGGACATTAGGATCGGTAGACCATCTCAAAGCGGTGCTACTCGAAACTGCCCAAACCATTCAGGCGGAAGACTTACAAACCTGTCGGGCGATCGGCGAACACGGGTTAAATGCGTTGCCGAAAACCCCGGAAAAACTGCGCTTGCTCACCCACTGCAATGCAGGCGCCTTAGCGACGGCGGGCTACGGTACGGCGTTGGGAGTGGTGAGATCGGCGTGGATCGCCGGACGCTTAGAACGCCTGTATGCGGACGAAACCCGTCCCCGGTTGCAAGGGGCGAAATTGACGGCGTGGGAGTGCGTGCAAGAAGGGATCCCGGTGACGGTCATTGCCGAAGGGATGGCGGCCCACTGCATGAATCGCGGGATGGTCGATGCGGTGGTGGTGGGCGCCGATCGCATTGCCGCCAATGGGGATACGGCGAATAAAATTGGGACCTATCAGGTGGCGATCGCCGCCCGAGCGCACGGGATCCCCTTTTTCGTAGCGGCGCCGTTTTCCACCGTGGATTTTGAACTCGCCAGTGGTCGGGAAATCCCCATCGAAGAGCGCGATCCAGTGGAGTTATATCAAATTGGCACCACTCGGCTGACCCCAGAAAGGGGAGTGGACTATTACAATCCCGCCTTCGACGTGACGCCAGCATCCTTAATTGCGGCGATCGTCACCGAACGCGGGGCGATCGCCCCCGGTGAATTGGCGCAATGGCGAGGGGTTCAAGCGGGATAG
- the dxs gene encoding 1-deoxy-D-xylulose-5-phosphate synthase produces the protein MHLSELTHPNQLHGLSIPQLEQIARQIREKHLETVAATGGHLGPGLGVVELTIALYQTLDLDRDKVVWDVGHQAYPHKMVTGRYNRFHTLRQKDGVAGYLKRCENKFDHFGAGHASTSISAALGMAIARDLKGEQFKSVAVIGDGALTGGMALEAINHAGHLPHTNVMVVLNDNEMSISPNVGAIPRYLNKMRLSPPVQFLKDNLEEQFKHLPFVGDTFSPEMERLKEGMKRLAIPKVGAVFEELGFTYIGPVDGHNLEELITTFNQAHQIPGPVLVHVATTKGKGYAIAEKDQVGYHAQSPFNLATGKAIPSNKPKPPSYSKVFAETLIELAENNPKIVGITAAMATGTGLNKLQEKLPKQYIDVGIAEQHAVTLAAGMACEGMRPVAAIYSTFLQRAYDQIIHDICIQKLPVFFCLDRAGIVGADGPTHQGLYDIAYLRCIPNMVLMAPKDEAELQQMLVTGIEYTDGPIAMRYPRGSGYGVPLMDEGWEPLEIGKGEILRNGDDVLILGYGSMVHPALQTAEILSEHGIEATVVNARFVKPLDTELILPLAERIGKVVTMEEGCIMGGFGSAVAEALLDNNVLTPVLRLGVPDVLVDHAKPDESKADLGLTPAQMADRVLQTFKVQLSSVR, from the coding sequence ATGCATCTAAGCGAATTGACCCATCCCAACCAGTTGCACGGTTTATCGATCCCGCAACTGGAGCAAATCGCCCGACAAATTCGGGAAAAGCATCTCGAAACCGTCGCCGCCACAGGCGGTCACCTCGGTCCGGGTCTGGGTGTGGTCGAACTGACGATCGCACTCTATCAAACCCTCGATCTCGATCGCGATAAAGTCGTTTGGGATGTGGGTCACCAAGCCTACCCGCATAAAATGGTGACGGGTCGTTACAATCGTTTCCATACCCTGCGGCAAAAAGACGGCGTGGCCGGATATCTCAAACGCTGCGAAAACAAATTCGACCATTTCGGTGCAGGTCACGCCTCCACGAGTATTTCCGCCGCCCTGGGGATGGCGATCGCCCGAGACCTCAAAGGCGAACAATTCAAAAGCGTTGCCGTAATTGGCGATGGCGCCCTCACCGGAGGGATGGCCCTCGAAGCGATCAACCATGCCGGACACCTCCCCCACACCAACGTGATGGTCGTCCTCAACGATAACGAGATGTCCATCTCCCCGAACGTCGGCGCCATCCCGCGTTACTTAAACAAAATGCGCCTCAGTCCCCCGGTGCAGTTCCTCAAAGACAACCTCGAAGAACAATTTAAACACCTCCCCTTTGTCGGCGACACCTTCAGCCCCGAAATGGAACGCCTCAAAGAAGGGATGAAACGCCTCGCCATCCCCAAAGTCGGCGCGGTCTTTGAAGAACTCGGCTTTACCTACATCGGTCCGGTAGACGGACATAACCTCGAAGAACTGATTACCACCTTCAATCAAGCCCACCAGATCCCCGGTCCGGTCTTGGTTCACGTGGCCACAACTAAAGGTAAAGGTTACGCGATCGCCGAAAAAGACCAAGTCGGCTACCACGCCCAAAGCCCCTTTAACCTCGCCACCGGGAAAGCCATCCCCTCCAACAAACCCAAACCCCCCAGCTATTCCAAAGTTTTCGCCGAAACCCTGATCGAACTCGCCGAAAACAACCCCAAAATTGTCGGCATCACCGCCGCCATGGCCACCGGAACCGGACTCAACAAACTCCAAGAAAAACTCCCGAAACAATATATCGACGTCGGTATCGCCGAACAACACGCCGTCACCCTCGCCGCCGGGATGGCCTGCGAAGGAATGCGCCCCGTTGCTGCCATTTACTCCACCTTCCTACAACGGGCCTACGACCAAATCATTCACGACATTTGCATTCAAAAACTGCCCGTCTTCTTCTGCCTCGATCGCGCGGGCATCGTCGGCGCCGACGGTCCCACTCACCAGGGACTCTATGACATCGCCTACCTGCGTTGCATCCCCAATATGGTGCTGATGGCCCCCAAAGACGAAGCCGAATTGCAACAAATGCTCGTCACCGGAATCGAATACACCGACGGCCCGATCGCCATGCGCTACCCCCGAGGCAGTGGCTACGGCGTCCCCCTGATGGACGAAGGCTGGGAACCCCTCGAAATCGGTAAAGGCGAAATCCTCCGCAACGGCGACGACGTCCTGATTTTGGGCTACGGATCGATGGTTCATCCCGCCTTGCAAACCGCCGAAATCCTCAGCGAACACGGCATCGAAGCCACCGTCGTTAACGCCCGCTTCGTCAAACCCCTCGACACCGAACTGATTTTGCCCCTCGCCGAACGCATTGGCAAAGTCGTAACCATGGAAGAAGGCTGCATCATGGGCGGTTTCGGATCTGCCGTCGCCGAAGCCTTACTCGATAACAACGTCCTCACCCCCGTATTGCGCCTCGGCGTTCCCGACGTTCTCGTCGATCACGCCAAACCGGACGAATCCAAGGCCGATCTCGGGTTAACCCCCGCCCAAATGGCCGATCGCGTTTTGCAAACGTTTAAAGTGCAACTCTCTAGCGTTCGCTAG
- a CDS encoding LysR family transcriptional regulator, with product MSDLPFTLDQLRILKAIAAEGSFKRAADSLYVSQPAVSLQVQNLERQLDVPLFDRGGRRAQLTEAGHLLLSYGEKILTLCQETCRAIEDLQNLQGGTLIVGASQTTGTYLLPRMIGLFRQSYPDVAVQLHVHSTRRTAWSVANGQIDLAIVGGEVPPELQDSLQVKAYAEDELALILPVFHALAKQETIQKEDLYKLQFIALDSQSTIRKVIDQVLSRYDIDTRRLKLEMELNSIEAIKNAVQSGLGAAFVSISAIEKELQMEVLHRAPIEGVVVKRMLSLIYNPNRYRSKAAEAFSREILPKFSTQDLGDGPVEQPTAALESETVSSAASNPTGK from the coding sequence ATGTCCGATCTACCTTTCACCTTAGATCAGTTACGCATCCTCAAAGCCATCGCTGCTGAAGGGAGCTTTAAACGTGCTGCGGATAGTTTATATGTTTCCCAGCCTGCGGTGAGTCTGCAGGTTCAAAATTTAGAACGCCAGTTGGATGTGCCACTGTTCGATCGAGGGGGACGGCGGGCCCAACTGACCGAAGCGGGTCACCTGTTACTCAGTTACGGCGAAAAAATTCTGACCCTATGTCAGGAAACCTGCCGAGCGATCGAAGATTTACAGAATTTGCAAGGGGGAACCTTAATTGTGGGAGCCTCCCAAACTACCGGAACCTACTTGCTACCGCGCATGATCGGGTTATTCCGACAGAGTTATCCGGACGTGGCGGTTCAGTTGCACGTTCACTCGACCCGGCGGACCGCGTGGAGTGTGGCGAACGGTCAGATCGACTTGGCGATCGTCGGCGGGGAAGTCCCGCCGGAATTGCAAGATTCCCTCCAAGTCAAAGCTTATGCGGAAGATGAATTAGCACTGATTTTACCCGTGTTTCACGCTCTGGCGAAACAAGAAACCATTCAAAAAGAAGATCTTTACAAACTGCAATTTATCGCCTTAGATTCGCAATCGACTATTCGCAAGGTCATCGATCAAGTGCTTTCGCGCTACGATATCGACACGCGCCGTTTGAAATTGGAAATGGAGCTCAATTCGATCGAAGCGATTAAAAATGCAGTTCAATCCGGTTTGGGGGCGGCGTTTGTGTCGATCTCTGCCATTGAAAAAGAATTGCAAATGGAGGTGCTGCACCGGGCGCCGATCGAGGGAGTCGTGGTCAAACGGATGCTGTCGTTAATTTACAATCCCAATCGCTATCGCTCGAAAGCGGCGGAAGCGTTCAGTCGGGAAATTTTACCGAAATTTTCGACCCAAGATTTGGGAGACGGCCCGGTAGAGCAACCGACGGCAGCGTTAGAATCGGAGACCGTCAGTAGTGCAGCGTCTAACCCCACGGGTAAATAG